Proteins from one Listeria weihenstephanensis genomic window:
- a CDS encoding ABC transporter ATP-binding protein, whose product MAFVEMDQIYKRYRLGEKVVTANDGITFQIEQGEFVIIVGPSGAGKSTVLNILGGMDMSDEGHIFIDGTDIAAYNAKQLTGYRRTDVGFVFQFYNLVPSLTAKENVELATQISPNALDAELVLKQVGLEERMDNFPAQLSGGEQQRVAIARALAKQPKLLLCDEPTGALDYNTGKSVLKLLQDTCRNTGTTVIVITHNTAITPIADRIIEINNAKVRDVKIQKNPVSIDSIEW is encoded by the coding sequence ATGGCTTTTGTTGAAATGGATCAAATCTATAAACGCTACCGATTAGGCGAAAAAGTGGTTACTGCGAATGATGGCATTACGTTCCAGATAGAACAAGGAGAATTTGTTATCATTGTCGGACCTTCTGGTGCAGGAAAATCCACGGTACTCAATATTTTGGGTGGCATGGATATGAGCGATGAGGGGCATATTTTCATTGATGGGACGGATATCGCGGCTTATAATGCAAAACAATTAACTGGTTATCGGCGAACAGATGTCGGCTTTGTGTTCCAATTTTATAATTTGGTGCCAAGTTTAACGGCAAAAGAAAATGTGGAGCTGGCAACGCAGATTTCGCCGAACGCGCTTGATGCGGAGCTCGTTTTGAAACAGGTTGGCTTGGAAGAACGAATGGATAATTTCCCAGCACAACTCTCAGGTGGGGAGCAGCAGCGTGTTGCCATTGCTCGGGCCCTCGCGAAACAGCCAAAATTATTGTTGTGCGACGAACCTACGGGGGCGCTTGATTACAATACTGGGAAATCGGTGTTGAAGTTACTCCAAGATACGTGTCGAAATACTGGTACGACTGTTATTGTCATCACGCATAATACAGCAATTACGCCCATTGCCGATCGCATTATTGAGATTAATAACGCTAAGGTTCGTGATGTCAAGATCCAGAAAAATCCTGTTTCGATCGACAGCATAGAATGGTAA
- a CDS encoding ArpU family phage packaging/lysis transcriptional regulator has product MNKCREAERLLFKYNALLQGLPKRSMPKQNEEHQLRLPKKLVENTMYSEIKQITDAINKLNYDQREVILMKYLSQKRQTNIEVYMNIGWSESHYYRLKKKALEDLLDAYKVECGEMNGLPMN; this is encoded by the coding sequence ATGAACAAGTGCAGAGAAGCAGAGCGTCTATTATTCAAGTACAACGCATTATTACAAGGTTTACCAAAGAGAAGTATGCCCAAACAGAATGAGGAGCACCAACTAAGATTACCCAAAAAACTAGTCGAAAATACAATGTATAGCGAAATTAAACAGATCACCGACGCGATAAATAAGCTGAATTATGATCAACGGGAGGTCATTCTGATGAAGTATTTATCGCAGAAGAGGCAGACCAATATCGAGGTTTATATGAATATTGGTTGGAGTGAATCTCATTACTATCGCCTGAAGAAGAAAGCGTTAGAAGACTTACTGGATGCCTATAAAGTAGAGTGTGGGGAAATGAACGGGCTACCGATGAATTAA
- a CDS encoding BhlA/UviB family holin-like peptide has product MGKKNLYSLEVIITGLENLVANATEITFGILFVALLVWVMRKNDEREERYQKTIDNLSELAQEMKIIEQAVNEMRADVIELKMK; this is encoded by the coding sequence ATGGGAAAGAAAAATTTGTATAGTTTGGAAGTGATTATTACGGGACTTGAGAATCTAGTAGCGAATGCCACCGAGATTACATTTGGTATCCTTTTTGTAGCCTTGCTCGTCTGGGTGATGCGAAAGAATGATGAGCGGGAAGAACGCTATCAAAAAACAATCGATAATTTGAGTGAGTTGGCACAGGAAATGAAAATCATCGAACAAGCGGTCAACGAGATGAGAGCAGATGTGATTGAGTTGAAAATGAAATAA
- a CDS encoding ABC transporter substrate-binding protein: MKKGIVFVFTLALMLVLAACGGSGSSSDSASGSKDSNSIIIGVPGEPEVVNPNYSSDRVTLTIQQALYAPLFWESDGKPALADKLDVSADNLTYTVTLKDGLTWHDGKPLTADDVVFSVNAMIDEKQNSPYRGNWVFDNKPVKVVAENPTTVKFTLPQVAPAFENTLKTFFPIPKHIFDGVANIDKSDKNNNPVGSGPYKFVNYKSGEYYSLEKFDKYFDGKPKLDKVTFRITKDQNAANLALQNGEINLKTIQPAERNKVEKASDVNIITYPENRLSYVAFNQNVPALKSKDLRQAISLTLDRKDLIDAAYGSQEYAKPASSILTENTKFFTDKVETYDQDLDKAKQLLTKSGYKDSDKLNIIYLNNSKAQESIALYIQEQLKSIGVSLELKPTDPTAMSNITLDRKSAAYSLMLGGYIMGNDPDPYKTLYMTGEPYNYANYSNPELDKLWNKGAVTADDTARQAIYEQIQTTLADDAVVYPISYDNAVLAIGKQYQGTKAATPQPVTMFRDLSKLYIK; encoded by the coding sequence ATGAAAAAAGGTATTGTATTCGTTTTTACATTAGCATTAATGTTGGTATTAGCAGCTTGCGGAGGCTCTGGAAGTTCATCTGACAGCGCAAGCGGCTCAAAAGATAGTAATTCTATCATTATCGGAGTTCCTGGTGAGCCCGAAGTTGTTAATCCAAACTATTCCAGCGATCGTGTGACCTTAACAATTCAACAAGCACTTTACGCGCCACTATTTTGGGAATCTGATGGCAAACCTGCTTTAGCTGATAAATTAGACGTTTCAGCAGATAACCTAACATATACTGTCACATTGAAAGATGGCCTAACTTGGCATGATGGTAAGCCTTTGACAGCGGATGACGTTGTATTTTCAGTAAATGCCATGATTGATGAAAAACAAAACAGTCCTTATCGTGGCAACTGGGTCTTCGATAACAAGCCTGTGAAAGTAGTTGCTGAAAATCCAACAACCGTGAAATTCACTTTACCACAAGTAGCACCAGCATTTGAAAACACATTAAAAACATTCTTCCCTATTCCAAAACATATTTTTGATGGCGTAGCTAATATTGATAAAAGCGATAAAAATAATAATCCCGTAGGTTCTGGACCTTATAAATTCGTAAACTATAAATCTGGTGAATACTACTCATTAGAGAAGTTCGACAAATATTTCGACGGCAAGCCAAAACTTGATAAGGTCACATTCCGAATTACAAAAGATCAAAATGCGGCCAACCTTGCCTTGCAAAATGGCGAGATCAACCTAAAAACAATCCAGCCCGCAGAACGAAATAAAGTAGAAAAAGCAAGTGATGTCAATATCATCACATATCCTGAAAATCGTTTAAGCTATGTTGCTTTCAATCAAAACGTACCAGCTTTGAAATCAAAAGACTTACGCCAAGCGATTTCTTTAACACTAGATCGCAAAGATTTAATTGACGCAGCCTATGGTTCACAAGAATATGCGAAACCAGCAAGCTCCATCTTAACTGAAAACACGAAGTTCTTTACTGATAAAGTAGAAACCTACGACCAAGATTTAGACAAAGCAAAACAACTTTTGACTAAGAGTGGTTATAAAGATTCCGATAAACTTAATATTATCTATCTAAATAACAGTAAAGCCCAAGAAAGTATCGCCCTTTATATTCAAGAACAGCTGAAATCCATTGGCGTTTCCCTTGAACTTAAACCAACTGACCCAACGGCAATGAGCAATATCACACTTGATCGTAAGAGTGCTGCTTACTCGTTAATGCTTGGCGGATATATTATGGGTAATGATCCTGATCCATATAAAACGCTATATATGACAGGCGAACCATATAACTACGCGAATTATAGCAACCCAGAATTAGATAAGCTTTGGAATAAAGGCGCGGTAACAGCTGATGATACTGCACGTCAAGCGATTTACGAACAAATCCAAACAACATTAGCTGATGATGCCGTTGTTTATCCAATTTCTTATGATAATGCCGTTCTTGCAATTGGCAAACAATATCAAGGAACAAAAGCAGCAACACCACAACCAGTAACCATGTTCCGCGATTTATCTAAGCTTTATATTAAGTAA
- a CDS encoding ABC transporter permease, whose translation MKADLSKFTKPKNTQPVEKAQLPRERTFWHFLLSEKRGLFAIGILVVFALACIFAFLSPYDPNALSIQDKLLPPSASHWFGTDDHGRDYFTRVLYGGRVSLSVGFLAMLIALVVGTVAGTVSGYFGGIVDSLLMRFLDIFMSIPSFFLLMILNAYLKPGIGNIILIIGLLSWMDVARIVRAETLSLKEREFILYSKSSGASVWHVITRHIIPNAMPSIVVAASLNIAAAILTESALSFLGLGVQQPNSSWGSMLNNAQGYIGDATYLALFPGAFILLTILAFNVLGDVFRKGLEPRDIHK comes from the coding sequence ATGAAAGCAGATCTTTCAAAATTTACAAAGCCAAAAAATACACAACCTGTTGAAAAAGCACAGTTACCACGCGAACGAACTTTTTGGCATTTTCTATTAAGTGAAAAACGTGGCCTGTTTGCTATCGGTATTTTAGTAGTATTCGCCTTAGCATGTATCTTTGCGTTTCTTTCCCCCTATGATCCAAATGCTTTATCGATTCAAGATAAACTACTTCCACCAAGTGCTTCTCATTGGTTTGGGACGGATGACCATGGACGCGATTATTTCACTCGTGTGTTATATGGTGGTCGTGTTTCCTTATCTGTTGGCTTCCTTGCTATGTTAATTGCCCTCGTTGTGGGAACAGTAGCTGGAACCGTCAGTGGTTACTTTGGTGGCATTGTGGATAGTTTATTGATGCGTTTCTTAGATATTTTCATGTCTATTCCATCTTTTTTCTTATTGATGATCTTGAATGCCTACCTAAAACCTGGTATTGGTAATATTATCTTGATTATCGGTCTCCTATCTTGGATGGATGTTGCCAGGATCGTGCGTGCAGAAACGTTATCCTTAAAAGAACGTGAGTTTATTCTGTACTCTAAATCCAGTGGCGCGAGCGTTTGGCACGTTATTACCCGGCATATTATTCCGAACGCGATGCCATCTATTGTCGTGGCGGCTTCTCTAAATATCGCTGCTGCAATTCTAACCGAGTCTGCACTAAGTTTCCTTGGTCTAGGTGTACAGCAACCCAATTCTTCATGGGGCAGTATGCTGAACAATGCGCAAGGTTATATTGGAGATGCGACTTATTTAGCGCTCTTCCCTGGTGCCTTTATTTTACTAACAATACTAGCCTTCAATGTGCTCGGTGATGTGTTCCGTAAAGGATTAGAGCCTCGAGATATACACAAATAA
- a CDS encoding ABC transporter permease — MIQTISKRVLQIIPMLFIISLVSFALVQLAPGDPISSFVTPNMNPDDVERIRQSLGLDQPIYVQYFKWLGNVLQGNFGYSLINNQPVLGQILDRLPATIGLMGTALFFTLLFSIPLGLIAAAYENTKLDRFLNAVSYVGISIPIFWFAMILIDVFSIQLHWLPSLGMRTIGVESFWDVAKHAILPVTALTFQGCASYYRYVRSNTINQLKEEYVLFGYAKGLSKSQIMRDHVLKNSLLPVITLLGMYLPQIITGAFITESVFSWPGMGSLGINAIFQLDYPMIMAITMFSALLLIIGNLLADIAYTIVDPRIREVS; from the coding sequence ATGATACAAACCATATCAAAACGTGTGTTACAAATTATACCGATGCTATTTATCATCTCATTGGTATCTTTTGCACTGGTTCAACTGGCACCTGGAGATCCAATTTCTTCTTTCGTTACGCCAAATATGAACCCAGATGATGTCGAACGAATTCGACAAAGCTTAGGCCTCGATCAGCCGATATACGTTCAATATTTCAAATGGCTAGGCAATGTGCTTCAAGGTAACTTTGGCTACTCTTTAATTAATAATCAGCCTGTTCTTGGCCAAATTCTTGATCGCCTACCAGCAACAATCGGTCTCATGGGTACTGCACTTTTCTTTACATTACTTTTTTCTATTCCACTTGGCTTAATTGCCGCTGCATACGAAAATACAAAATTAGATCGTTTTCTTAACGCCGTATCTTATGTCGGTATTTCCATTCCAATTTTTTGGTTTGCAATGATATTGATCGACGTTTTTTCTATTCAATTGCATTGGTTGCCAAGTCTTGGTATGCGTACAATTGGTGTGGAATCTTTTTGGGACGTTGCTAAACATGCGATTCTTCCCGTTACAGCCCTGACTTTCCAAGGGTGTGCCTCCTATTATCGGTACGTCCGCTCCAATACGATTAATCAACTAAAAGAAGAATATGTGCTGTTCGGCTATGCTAAAGGACTTTCAAAATCGCAAATTATGCGTGATCATGTCTTAAAAAACTCATTACTTCCCGTTATCACGTTGCTCGGCATGTATCTACCACAAATTATTACTGGAGCCTTTATTACTGAAAGCGTCTTTTCTTGGCCTGGTATGGGGTCTCTTGGTATCAACGCGATTTTTCAACTAGATTATCCCATGATTATGGCGATCACTATGTTCTCAGCTCTACTACTCATTATTGGTAATTTACTTGCCGATATCGCCTACACCATTGTTGATCCACGTATAAGGGAGGTTAGCTGA